The following are from one region of the Paenibacillus sabinae T27 genome:
- the parE gene encoding DNA topoisomerase IV subunit B produces the protein MFEQVDMFAEVTKNGAADRTGYDADDIQVLEGLVAVRKRPGMYIGSTSSSGLHHLVWEIVDNAVDEHLAKFCSKIDITLRKDGSVTVTDNGRGIPTGMHKTGIPTPQVVFTMLHAGGKFGGSGYKKSGGLHGVGASVTNALSEWLEVEIYREGKIHRQRFEYWVDNNGKEHVGEPVTGLEVLGNTNKTGSKIMFKPDIRVFQGGISLNYDTLSERLQEIAFLNSGLRITLTDERSGRQDEYYYEGGASEFVRYLNEGKDVLHDVIHFSAEKDEIEVEVAIQYNGGYTETIASFVNSIPTRSGGTHETGFKTAYTRVMNDYARRTGLLKEKDKNLDGGDLREGMMAVISIKMSEVEFVGQTKDQLGSASARSAVDFIVSENMQRFLEENPQVAQSLLKKSIQAARAREAARKARDEIRSGKKRSEGTNLGGKLTPAQSKDFSRTELFIVEGDSAGGSAKQGRDSKIQAILPLKGKPMNPEKAKLAEILKNDEYRAIISAIGAGIGSDFAVEDSNYSKIIIMTDADTDGAHIQVLLLTFFYRYMKPLIDAGKVYIAQPPLYKLTRKSGKLETVRYAWTDEQLQNYLKEFGKNFELQRYKGLGEMNPDQLWETTMNPETRTMLQVQIEDAAKAERRVSTLMGDKVDPRKRWIVENVDFTEIVE, from the coding sequence ATGTTCGAACAGGTCGATATGTTCGCTGAAGTCACAAAAAACGGCGCAGCAGACCGGACTGGATACGATGCTGACGACATTCAGGTGCTTGAAGGACTGGTTGCGGTCCGCAAACGGCCCGGCATGTATATTGGCAGTACGAGTTCCTCGGGACTGCATCATCTGGTATGGGAAATCGTAGACAACGCTGTAGACGAGCATTTGGCGAAATTTTGCTCGAAAATTGACATCACGCTGCGCAAGGACGGATCGGTGACCGTAACTGACAACGGACGCGGCATTCCGACCGGAATGCACAAGACGGGCATTCCTACGCCGCAGGTAGTATTCACCATGCTGCACGCGGGCGGCAAGTTCGGAGGCTCGGGCTATAAGAAATCCGGCGGCCTGCACGGCGTTGGCGCCTCCGTGACGAACGCCTTGTCGGAATGGCTTGAGGTGGAAATATACCGGGAAGGCAAGATCCATCGCCAGCGTTTTGAATATTGGGTTGATAATAACGGGAAAGAACATGTCGGCGAACCGGTCACGGGGCTTGAAGTATTGGGCAATACGAACAAGACCGGTTCGAAGATTATGTTCAAGCCGGATATTCGCGTGTTTCAAGGCGGTATTTCGCTGAACTACGACACGCTTTCCGAACGGCTTCAGGAAATTGCTTTTCTGAACTCGGGTCTGCGTATCACGCTGACAGACGAGCGGAGCGGCCGCCAGGACGAGTATTATTACGAGGGCGGAGCGAGCGAGTTCGTCCGCTATTTAAACGAAGGCAAGGACGTGCTGCACGACGTCATCCATTTCAGTGCCGAGAAGGATGAAATTGAAGTGGAGGTTGCGATCCAGTACAACGGAGGGTATACCGAGACGATCGCTTCGTTCGTGAACTCGATTCCGACCCGCAGCGGCGGTACGCATGAGACGGGCTTCAAGACGGCGTACACCCGGGTTATGAACGACTATGCCCGGCGCACGGGGCTGCTGAAAGAGAAGGACAAAAATCTCGATGGCGGGGACCTGCGCGAGGGGATGATGGCTGTCATCAGCATCAAGATGTCCGAGGTCGAATTCGTGGGCCAGACGAAGGACCAGCTTGGCAGCGCTTCGGCGCGCAGCGCGGTCGACTTTATCGTCTCTGAGAATATGCAGCGCTTTCTTGAAGAGAATCCGCAGGTGGCGCAGAGCCTGCTGAAGAAATCCATTCAGGCGGCCAGGGCGCGGGAAGCGGCGCGCAAGGCGCGCGACGAAATCCGCAGCGGCAAGAAGCGCAGCGAGGGCACGAACCTTGGCGGCAAGCTTACCCCCGCGCAGTCCAAGGATTTCTCCCGCACGGAGCTGTTCATCGTCGAAGGCGATTCCGCAGGAGGCTCGGCCAAGCAGGGACGCGACTCGAAGATTCAGGCGATCCTGCCGCTTAAGGGCAAGCCGATGAATCCAGAGAAGGCCAAGCTGGCGGAAATTTTGAAGAACGACGAATACCGGGCGATCATTTCCGCAATCGGCGCGGGGATCGGGTCCGATTTTGCGGTAGAGGACAGCAACTATTCCAAGATCATCATTATGACGGATGCGGATACCGACGGCGCGCATATTCAGGTGCTGCTGCTGACGTTCTTCTACCGGTATATGAAGCCGCTGATCGACGCGGGAAAGGTGTATATCGCCCAGCCGCCGCTTTACAAGCTGACCCGCAAATCGGGCAAGCTCGAAACGGTTCGTTACGCCTGGACCGACGAGCAGCTGCAGAATTATCTGAAGGAATTCGGCAAGAACTTCGAGCTTCAGCGCTATAAAGGTCTCGGCGAGATGAATCCCGATCAGCTGTGGGAAACGACGATGAATCCGGAGACGCGCACCATGCTTCAAGTGCAGATCGAGGATGCCGCCAAGGCGGAGCGCCGCGTGTCCACGCTGATGGGCGACAAGGTCGACCCGCGCAAGCGCTGGATCGTCGAGAATGTTGATTTTACCGAGATTGTGGAGTAG
- a CDS encoding ABC transporter permease, whose translation MISLLPLIRNESMKIIKKKRFYVILLILLVLVPMFTYAQMRSAERNREKFSSDWRLELQQQITDNENSLSSSRIPEEWKTYRRIFIQQMQYYLDHDVNPNEPSGVTFTREFLDNSISLFIPLLIMAVASDIVSGERTTGTIKMLLTRPVKRWKVLMSKLIALLMFVSLIILSVFLVSYLISGIAFGYGGFNVPVFTGFQLSGDTVDMSAVHSVPQWEYLLMQCGLIWFVSVVVALLAFMVSVLFRSTAASIVVMMAALIAGTILTNMASAWTSAKYLFMVNLGLTNYLSGSPAPIAGMTLPFSLAVLGGWAAVSVIISFVIFTKRDILN comes from the coding sequence TTGATTAGCCTGCTGCCGCTCATCCGCAATGAGAGCATGAAGATCATTAAGAAGAAGCGCTTTTATGTTATCCTGCTCATCCTCCTCGTCCTTGTTCCGATGTTCACTTATGCCCAGATGCGCTCCGCCGAGAGGAACCGGGAGAAGTTCAGCTCCGACTGGCGTCTGGAATTGCAGCAGCAGATCACCGATAATGAAAATTCGCTAAGCAGCAGCCGCATTCCGGAGGAATGGAAGACTTACCGCCGAATTTTTATACAGCAGATGCAGTATTATCTCGATCATGACGTAAATCCGAACGAACCGAGCGGCGTAACCTTTACCCGCGAGTTTCTGGATAATTCGATCTCCCTGTTCATCCCGCTGCTGATTATGGCGGTCGCTTCGGATATCGTATCCGGTGAACGCACGACGGGAACGATCAAAATGCTCCTGACCCGGCCCGTCAAGCGCTGGAAGGTGTTGATGAGCAAATTGATCGCGCTGCTCATGTTCGTGTCGCTGATAATTTTGTCCGTCTTTCTGGTCAGCTATCTGATTTCCGGGATCGCCTTTGGCTACGGCGGGTTCAACGTCCCGGTGTTCACCGGCTTTCAGCTCAGCGGAGACACGGTTGATATGTCCGCGGTCCATTCGGTTCCGCAATGGGAGTATCTGCTGATGCAGTGCGGACTTATCTGGTTCGTCAGCGTCGTCGTCGCCCTGCTGGCCTTCATGGTATCGGTGCTGTTCCGCAGCACGGCCGCCAGCATCGTCGTGATGATGGCGGCGCTCATCGCCGGCACGATCCTGACCAATATGGCCTCGGCCTGGACCTCGGCGAAATATCTGTTCATGGTCAATCTGGGCCTGACGAATTACCTCTCGGGCTCTCCCGCGCCGATTGCGGGGATGACCCTGCCGTTTTCCCTTGCGGTATTGGGCGGTTGGGCGGCCGTTTCCGTGATCATTTCATTCGTCATCTTTACGAAAAGGGATATTTTGAATTAG
- a CDS encoding ABC transporter ATP-binding protein, whose protein sequence is MQANEKEIGPGNVVLSVNGVRKKIGRKWIIDNVTFDVREGEIFGFLGPNGAGKTTTIRMLVDLIRPSEGSITVCGYNVNKSPEKALQYVGSIVENPEVYSYLTGWENLQHFARMQPGVDEARIAEVVETVRLDQRIHDKVRTYSLGMRQRLGIAQALLGRPKLLILDEPTNGLDPKGIKELREFIRRLADEGMAVFVSSHLLSEIQLLCDRVAIISRGRVLAVGGVSELVARNSPYVLWELDPYERGAALLESRTGIRLVNPEELDLDDTVMANMRPGSAVTVMDDEDVPETVAALVTAGVEVRAVHKIHPTLEQLFLKLTEGETID, encoded by the coding sequence ATGCAGGCGAACGAGAAAGAAATCGGACCGGGCAATGTGGTGTTATCCGTGAACGGAGTCCGCAAAAAAATCGGCCGCAAATGGATAATTGACAACGTCACCTTTGACGTAAGAGAAGGCGAAATTTTCGGGTTTCTCGGTCCCAACGGGGCTGGCAAGACGACCACCATTCGTATGCTTGTCGATCTGATCCGTCCGAGCGAGGGCTCCATTACGGTGTGCGGCTATAATGTCAACAAGTCGCCTGAAAAAGCGCTGCAATATGTCGGCTCCATCGTTGAAAATCCCGAAGTGTATTCGTATTTGACCGGCTGGGAGAATTTACAGCATTTCGCCCGCATGCAGCCGGGAGTGGACGAAGCCCGAATCGCCGAGGTTGTGGAAACGGTCCGGCTGGATCAGCGTATTCACGACAAGGTAAGAACCTACTCGCTCGGCATGCGCCAGCGCCTCGGCATCGCCCAGGCGCTGCTTGGACGCCCCAAGCTGCTCATCCTCGACGAGCCGACGAACGGCCTCGACCCCAAAGGCATCAAGGAACTGCGTGAATTTATCCGCAGGCTGGCGGATGAGGGAATGGCGGTGTTCGTTTCCAGCCATCTGCTGAGCGAGATTCAGCTGCTCTGCGACCGGGTCGCCATCATCAGCAGGGGCCGCGTGCTGGCCGTCGGCGGCGTGAGCGAGCTTGTCGCCCGCAATTCGCCTTATGTGCTGTGGGAGCTTGATCCGTATGAACGGGGAGCCGCCCTGCTGGAATCGAGAACGGGAATCCGGCTGGTCAATCCCGAAGAGCTGGACCTGGACGACACGGTGATGGCGAATATGCGACCCGGCTCCGCCGTAACAGTTATGGACGACGAAGACGTTCCCGAAACCGTTGCCGCCCTGGTAACCGCCGGGGTCGAGGTCAGGGCCGTGCATAAAATCCATCCGACACTGGAACAGCTATTCTTGAAACTGACGGAGGGTGAGACCATTGATTAG
- a CDS encoding GDSL-type esterase/lipase family protein, producing MNDFKWTWRAASLLSIAATLMLLTGFVYAVGDIMYPKGAATAAQTPQSTAAPAAETGVLKIAAVGDSLAKGTGDNTGEGFVRRTVTGLSDSGMKAELVGNLGINGLTTAGLEDKLKEEGVQYVLRQANIILVSIGGNDLFQGAQSMLNEASGGTAPEGGAPNSAGTTGGAGSSGAGAGAAGGNAAVNGGVSEGNDALKNLTPQRLLAGLPSASKRLESILTAISRINPSAKVYYIGLYNPFGDLREMLIPGNQAVTAWSGAAMDIINRNTDMTLVPVMDLFNGHLDQYLSSDHFHPNGDGYQRMADRIVQAVR from the coding sequence TTGAACGATTTTAAATGGACCTGGCGGGCCGCAAGCCTTCTATCCATTGCGGCCACCCTTATGCTGTTAACCGGCTTTGTATATGCCGTGGGAGATATTATGTATCCGAAGGGTGCCGCTACGGCCGCCCAGACCCCGCAGAGCACGGCGGCTCCCGCTGCCGAAACGGGGGTACTGAAGATTGCGGCGGTCGGGGACTCGCTGGCCAAGGGAACGGGGGATAACACGGGCGAAGGCTTTGTCCGCCGGACCGTTACGGGCTTGTCCGATTCCGGGATGAAAGCCGAACTGGTCGGAAATCTCGGCATTAACGGGCTGACGACCGCCGGACTTGAGGACAAGCTGAAAGAGGAGGGCGTACAGTACGTCCTTCGCCAAGCGAATATTATTCTAGTTTCGATCGGCGGGAACGATCTGTTTCAGGGAGCGCAATCCATGCTGAATGAGGCATCGGGAGGAACGGCCCCTGAGGGCGGCGCACCCAATTCGGCGGGGACTACCGGCGGTGCCGGTTCTTCAGGCGCGGGCGCGGGAGCTGCCGGGGGCAATGCTGCCGTTAACGGCGGCGTCTCCGAGGGAAACGACGCTTTAAAGAATTTGACCCCCCAGAGGCTCCTCGCTGGTCTTCCCTCCGCTTCGAAGCGGCTGGAATCCATATTAACCGCCATTTCAAGAATTAATCCGTCGGCCAAGGTTTACTATATCGGGCTCTATAACCCTTTTGGGGATCTCCGGGAAATGCTTATCCCAGGCAATCAGGCCGTAACGGCCTGGAGCGGCGCTGCCATGGATATTATCAACCGCAATACGGATATGACGCTTGTTCCGGTGATGGATTTGTTTAACGGCCATCTTGACCAATATTTGTCCAGCGACCATTTTCACCCGAACGGGGACGGCTACCAGCGAATGGCGGACCGGATCGTTCAAGCGGTGCGCTAG
- a CDS encoding CAP domain-containing protein, whose protein sequence is MKSRTVKALLSGSVAAVLALGISLPSQAEAASPQATLNNGMSFEQLMQYLQQNYGQSITVDLTGDVDSKPAESKPEAAPAAEPAPAEPAPAKPVEAPAAKPAAPAVKAPEAAQANSSAFVKEVVSLVNEERGKAGLAPLAALDSLNKVAAAKATDMRANNYFSHTSPTYGSPFDMMSAFGVTYSYAGENIAMGQRTPEEVMKAWMNSPGHKANILSKNFNYIGVGFDNNYWAQEFIGK, encoded by the coding sequence ATGAAGAGCAGAACGGTAAAAGCATTACTTAGCGGAAGCGTAGCGGCAGTGTTGGCTCTAGGCATATCTTTGCCGTCCCAGGCTGAAGCGGCCTCGCCGCAGGCAACACTCAATAACGGAATGAGCTTTGAACAGCTCATGCAATATTTGCAGCAAAATTATGGCCAGTCCATCACCGTTGATCTGACGGGCGATGTTGATTCCAAGCCGGCGGAATCCAAGCCGGAAGCTGCGCCGGCGGCAGAACCGGCCCCGGCAGAACCGGCCCCGGCCAAACCGGTGGAAGCTCCTGCGGCCAAACCCGCGGCTCCGGCGGTCAAAGCCCCTGAGGCGGCCCAGGCCAACAGCTCCGCTTTTGTCAAAGAGGTCGTATCTCTTGTCAATGAGGAACGCGGCAAAGCGGGACTCGCGCCGCTGGCTGCGCTTGACAGCCTGAACAAGGTCGCGGCGGCCAAAGCGACGGATATGCGTGCCAACAATTATTTCTCGCATACGTCCCCGACGTACGGATCGCCTTTTGATATGATGTCCGCTTTCGGCGTAACTTACAGCTATGCCGGCGAGAATATCGCCATGGGACAGCGCACACCGGAGGAAGTCATGAAAGCCTGGATGAACAGCCCGGGCCACAAAGCCAACATTCTGAGCAAAAATTTCAACTACATCGGTGTGGGCTTTGACAATAACTACTGGGCACAGGAATTTATCGGAAAATAA
- a CDS encoding WG repeat-containing protein, protein MLKIDLSGSLKAGKNAGITAEVWKWDGTGWNSRIPQPETRYAESAYAVVPSEPGWYRIDVRAAETTLIEGSDANDDVGLRVVSLHPAPFNLKEGKLWGYIGDNGRTVIEPRYDYAEEFQDNGLAVIQRKDGSGLINTAGKEVVKPIYNYIGPFVEGRAVASDSRGYFLMDEKGKPLTGRRYDYLNSLHDGRALFNTQAEDQGLKYGYLDRNGREAIPAKFEDANDFKDGKALVKLHAGEFALIGKNGEVLHTYSFPFVGNPGEGLLAYQAEENGRYGYIDEEGNTVISPQFTSAMPFSEGRAVVNMAKNYENAYGLIDKSGKFVIQPQYEYIQQLGENRVALGTPINPAEAYKGVVYTIADAVTGRILNTHPLRGVNNYSEGLASVYDENETYFIDRSGSRAAQPPVVPGAGTLSFSGRLIRADVDQRTAYYDRNGKQVWRQNTLIPLRPPYAVEERKFKPDFNYLVYYPYVMGISDSRISAQVNDRLRRLSLADAASAGGSDRDYSYTGDFSVSFFRKNLLQLELSGYRYPFGAAHGMPTRIFTPIDLRTGRFYELKDLFKLSIPYTERLSEIVGRQIKTDPQYSYVFPDAYKGIAPDQPFYVDGEALYLYFAPYEIAPYSAGFPTFRIPYAEIMGLINTEGAFWRSYH, encoded by the coding sequence ATGTTGAAAATTGATTTGAGCGGATCGCTGAAGGCCGGGAAGAACGCGGGGATAACGGCGGAAGTCTGGAAATGGGACGGGACGGGTTGGAATAGCCGCATTCCCCAGCCGGAAACGCGGTATGCCGAGAGCGCCTATGCGGTCGTTCCGTCCGAGCCCGGCTGGTACCGGATCGATGTCCGCGCAGCGGAGACGACCCTAATTGAAGGAAGCGACGCTAATGATGATGTTGGTCTGCGAGTTGTTTCGCTCCATCCTGCGCCTTTCAATTTGAAGGAGGGGAAGCTGTGGGGCTATATCGGCGACAATGGCCGGACCGTTATTGAACCACGCTACGACTACGCCGAGGAATTTCAGGATAACGGCCTTGCCGTCATCCAGCGAAAGGATGGCAGCGGATTAATCAACACAGCGGGCAAAGAAGTCGTGAAACCTATATACAACTATATCGGTCCCTTTGTAGAAGGGCGCGCCGTCGCGAGCGACAGCCGGGGCTATTTCCTGATGGACGAGAAGGGGAAGCCGCTCACGGGCCGCAGGTACGATTATCTGAATTCTCTGCATGATGGGCGCGCGCTGTTCAACACACAGGCGGAAGATCAGGGTCTCAAATACGGGTATCTGGACCGGAACGGCAGGGAAGCGATCCCGGCAAAATTCGAAGACGCAAATGACTTCAAGGATGGCAAAGCGCTGGTCAAGCTGCACGCGGGCGAGTTTGCGCTCATTGGGAAGAACGGAGAGGTTCTGCACACGTACTCCTTTCCTTTTGTCGGCAACCCCGGGGAAGGCTTGTTGGCTTACCAGGCGGAGGAAAACGGCCGTTACGGGTACATTGATGAAGAAGGAAATACAGTTATCAGTCCCCAGTTTACTTCGGCGATGCCTTTTTCCGAGGGACGGGCGGTCGTCAATATGGCAAAGAACTATGAGAACGCCTACGGCTTGATCGACAAGAGCGGGAAGTTTGTCATTCAGCCTCAATACGAATATATCCAGCAGCTTGGGGAGAACCGTGTCGCGCTCGGTACCCCCATTAACCCGGCAGAGGCGTATAAGGGGGTCGTGTACACTATCGCCGATGCAGTAACCGGCCGGATACTGAACACTCATCCGCTGCGCGGAGTGAATAACTACAGCGAGGGACTCGCTTCCGTCTACGACGAGAACGAGACGTATTTTATCGACCGAAGCGGCAGCCGTGCCGCTCAGCCGCCGGTTGTCCCGGGAGCGGGTACCCTTTCCTTCAGCGGAAGACTGATCAGAGCCGACGTGGATCAGCGCACCGCGTATTATGACCGGAACGGCAAGCAGGTGTGGAGACAAAATACACTCATTCCCCTTCGCCCTCCCTACGCCGTGGAGGAACGCAAGTTCAAGCCGGATTTCAATTATCTGGTCTACTACCCGTACGTCATGGGGATTTCCGATTCGCGAATATCCGCCCAGGTCAATGACAGATTGAGAAGGCTTTCGCTTGCCGATGCCGCCAGTGCCGGGGGCAGTGACAGAGACTACAGCTATACGGGCGATTTTTCCGTGTCCTTCTTCCGGAAGAATCTGCTGCAGCTTGAGCTTAGCGGTTACCGCTACCCGTTCGGGGCTGCGCATGGAATGCCGACCCGTATTTTTACCCCAATTGATCTGCGGACCGGAAGATTTTACGAACTAAAAGATCTGTTCAAACTTTCGATTCCATATACGGAAAGACTGAGCGAAATTGTCGGCAGGCAAATCAAGACTGACCCTCAATATTCCTATGTATTCCCCGATGCGTATAAAGGCATAGCACCTGATCAGCCGTTCTATGTCGACGGGGAGGCGCTCTACCTGTACTTCGCTCCTTACGAGATCGCCCCTTACTCGGCGGGCTTCCCGACCTTCCGGATTCCTTATGCCGAGATCATGGGCCTGATCAACACGGAAGGCGCATTCTGGCGGTCCTATCACTAG
- the mglC gene encoding galactose/methyl galactoside ABC transporter permease MglC, whose translation MNAKKAQSFITQNAIYLVLVVLILGIAVYEPSFMSVNTLRDILIQSSTRVIIALGVAFILITAGTDLSAGRVVGLTAVISASMLQIPDYSRRFFPDLPQLWIIIPIVIAILAGLLCGLINGLIVSKLNVPPFIATLGTMVMVYGINSLYFDMKPNQSQPIGGLRPDFTNIGSGFIGKGQYSIPYIVIIAIVVSLIVWVVFNKTKLGKNMYAIGGNMQAAKVSGINVSKNLIYLYAIAGALYGLAGVLEAARTGGATNNYGNMYELDAIAACVVGGVSTTGGIGTVPGVLVGVVIFTLINYGLTFIGVSPYWQLIIKGLIIVAAVAFDMRKYSSKK comes from the coding sequence ATGAACGCCAAAAAAGCGCAAAGCTTTATTACTCAAAATGCCATCTATCTCGTACTCGTTGTCCTGATTCTCGGCATCGCCGTGTACGAGCCGAGCTTCATGTCGGTCAATACGCTCCGCGACATTCTGATTCAATCGTCCACGCGGGTTATTATCGCTCTGGGCGTCGCCTTTATTCTGATCACGGCGGGAACGGACTTGTCGGCCGGGCGGGTCGTGGGCCTGACGGCGGTGATCTCCGCCTCGATGCTGCAAATCCCGGATTATTCACGCCGTTTCTTTCCGGATCTGCCGCAATTGTGGATCATCATTCCGATTGTCATCGCCATTCTGGCCGGTCTGCTGTGCGGTCTGATCAACGGCTTGATCGTTTCCAAGCTCAATGTCCCGCCATTTATCGCGACGCTCGGCACGATGGTTATGGTGTACGGCATCAACTCGCTGTACTTTGATATGAAACCGAACCAATCCCAACCAATCGGCGGCCTGCGCCCTGATTTCACCAATATAGGCTCCGGTTTTATTGGCAAAGGGCAGTATTCGATCCCGTATATCGTCATCATCGCCATCGTTGTCTCTCTCATTGTCTGGGTCGTCTTCAACAAAACGAAGCTCGGCAAGAACATGTACGCCATCGGCGGCAATATGCAGGCGGCCAAAGTATCCGGCATCAACGTTTCCAAGAATCTGATTTATCTCTATGCCATCGCCGGAGCCCTGTACGGTCTTGCCGGCGTGCTGGAAGCCGCCAGAACGGGCGGCGCGACGAACAACTACGGCAACATGTACGAACTTGACGCTATTGCGGCTTGCGTCGTCGGCGGCGTATCCACCACAGGCGGCATCGGCACGGTGCCGGGCGTATTGGTCGGCGTCGTTATTTTCACCCTGATCAACTACGGTCTGACCTTTATCGGCGTCAGTCCTTATTGGCAGCTCATTATTAAAGGCCTTATCATCGTGGCCGCGGTTGCCTTCGATATGCGGAAATACTCCTCGAAGAAGTAA